A window from Rhea pennata isolate bPtePen1 chromosome 1, bPtePen1.pri, whole genome shotgun sequence encodes these proteins:
- the CD86 gene encoding T-lymphocyte activation antigen CD86, whose product MEVCIFFLQSMLFLPGIAANVHQVKSFLNHTAYLSCYFTNSQKTDVKDLRVFWQKGAAEVVHEIYYGREKHENLSPKYVNRTKMDMDRWTLQLLNAEIVDEGQYTCIIQHREKGLPKVIHTSECSLYIIANYSQPEIAQLHTGKLKPSKYLNLSCSSSGGYPEPRQMIWLISQENTTYRHVQHMDVSQDAVTKLYNVTSKLNITVPTNTLINISCLLHLGEHLGSLVSVPLVIEIQGEETEQEKINFFGPLIAVIIVIILLLGFVILKKKRNTSSTQQSKLLILIHLCCPPNHRLCSL is encoded by the exons ATGGAGGTGTGTATATTCTTCCTTCAGTCAATGCTATTTCTCCCAG GTATTGCTGCCAATGTGCATCAGGTGAAGTCATTTCTCAATCACACTGCATACCTATCCTGCTATTTTACAAACTCACAGAAAACTGACGTTAAAGACTTAAGAGTTTTTTGGCAAAAAGGTGCTGCTGAAGTGGTGCACGAAATATACTATGGCAGAGAAAAACATGAGAACCTCAGTCCTAAATATGTTAACCGCACCAAGATGGATATGGACAGATGGACCTTGCAATTGCTAAATGCGGAGATTGTGGATGAGGGACAGTATACATGTATTATACAGCACAGAGAGAAAGGATTACCAAAGGTCATACACACATCTGAGTGTTCACTGTACATCATTG CCAACTATAGTCAACCTGAGATAGCACAGCTACATACTGGGAAACTAAAGCCCAGCAAATACTTGAATCTTTCCTGCTCTTCCAGTGGAGGCTATCCAGAGCCCAGGCAGATGATTTGGCTAATATCACAAGAAAATACAACATACAGGCATGTACAGCATATGGATGTGTCACAGGATGCTGTAACAAAGCTGTACAATGTCACTAGTAAGCTGAATATCACAGTTCCTACAAACACCCTCATTAATATTAGCTGCTTGCTTCACCTTGGAGAGCACCTGGGGAGCCTTGTCTCAGTGCCACTAGTCATAG AGATACAGGGAGAAGAAACGGAACAAGAGAAGATAAATTTCTTTGGCCCACTTATAGCTGTGATTATAGTGATCATACTTCTTCTGGGTTTTGTGATAttgaagaagaagagaaataccTCATCTACTCAACAGAGTAAGTTACTAATTCTCATTCATCTCTGCTGTCCCCCAAATCACAGGCTTTGCTCTTTGTAA